The Streptomyces spororaveus genome includes a region encoding these proteins:
- a CDS encoding LysM peptidoglycan-binding domain-containing protein gives MPNHRTRRAASGGAVVLAAVLALALPRGTAAAAPPPPAPGPAGAAHPGSPGVIGDGPGDCGPGGEWPWDCVADCESGGRWAVNTGNGFYGGLQFWQPTWEEYGGLVFARRADLASRVQQIRVAEDVLGSQGWNAWPVCSKRYGLAGRMHAVREGDTLESIARKHRVRGGWRALYEANRERIGPKPGALAVGMLLAVPTTEPAAPEHAAPVPAAPPQVPAGPAAAPPPSPPPSRRP, from the coding sequence ATGCCCAACCACCGGACCCGCCGGGCCGCCTCCGGCGGCGCCGTCGTCCTCGCCGCCGTGCTGGCGCTCGCACTGCCCCGGGGGACCGCGGCCGCGGCTCCGCCGCCGCCCGCGCCCGGCCCGGCCGGGGCGGCGCACCCCGGCTCGCCCGGTGTGATCGGGGACGGTCCGGGGGACTGCGGACCGGGCGGGGAGTGGCCCTGGGACTGCGTGGCCGACTGCGAGAGCGGCGGGCGGTGGGCGGTGAACACCGGCAACGGCTTCTACGGGGGGCTGCAGTTCTGGCAGCCGACGTGGGAGGAGTACGGCGGGCTGGTGTTCGCCCGGCGGGCCGACCTGGCCAGCCGGGTGCAGCAGATCCGGGTCGCGGAGGACGTCCTCGGCTCGCAGGGCTGGAACGCGTGGCCGGTGTGCTCCAAGCGGTACGGGCTGGCCGGGCGGATGCACGCGGTGCGTGAGGGCGACACGCTGGAGTCCATCGCCCGCAAGCACCGGGTCCGGGGCGGGTGGCGGGCGCTGTACGAGGCGAACCGGGAGCGGATCGGGCCGAAGCCCGGGGCCCTGGCGGTGGGCATGCTGCTGGCCGTCCCCACCACGGAGCCGGCCGCCCCTGAGCACGCCGCCCCGGTGCCCGCCGCTCCGCCGCAGGTCCCGGCCGGGCCCGCGGCGGCCCCGCCACCGTCCCCGCCCCCGTCCCGGCGCCCCTGA